From Anopheles coluzzii chromosome 3, AcolN3, whole genome shotgun sequence, the proteins below share one genomic window:
- the LOC120956555 gene encoding zinc transporter 10: MPMKEWIYRLQPVQLYIVLALSSVYFLVQLFLSHVSHSLVLLVASYHMLCNIIALTGCILTIKKSALPSAREDGALKQEARSVSQQLTAGDGKFAEVPLASQESTDDGSKGSLENAGKVEQSALEIKQNVKVKARQARESSLKNTFGWTRIDILTMLVVCIFMASFCFSTIIEALQTLSHIHHQDAMHFPAHILVLGAMGLILNGFCYLLIGGYTYHQGSFLYITASGNVILDHVITGDGVRKGDRRLSGSRKQVSPSQMREQSKRQSVRELMRDICSTVIVIICSVIVYYTTEETSKFVDPALSIVSCIILLTLSYPYMKESGMILLQTIPDTIDIEIFKKTLLDGFKDIVSVHDLHIWQLSGNQYVSTVHIIFDNPKVYLKIHSDVIEFFHEQGINQVTIQPEFKVTDEKRTLGSGTECCLIQCRTIAQCASRTCCDTLSQEAAAKQALLTEVVDLPREESKVESEGKEDIQMSSMSAVQSSREVSTSGQVAPEPNKSMTCEESEITLDDTAQATPDDSPLDDTAQTKAEKSTVSATVQISPVKTECEQVAQVDGDKST; encoded by the exons ATGCCTATGAAGGAGTGGATCTACCGGTTGCAGCCCGTCCAGCTGTACATCGTGCTGGCCCTGTCGTCCGTCTACTTTCTGGTGCAGCTGTTCCTGAGCCACGTTTCCCACTCGCTGGTACTGCTGGTTGCGTCCTATCACATGCTTTGCAACATCATTGCGCTCACCGGTTGCATTCTAACGATAAAG AAAAGTGCCTTACCGTCTGCACGGGAAGACGGTGCATTGAAGCAGGAGGCACGCTCCGTCTCCCAACAGCTGACGGCGGGTGATGGGAAGTTTGCGGAAGTTCCACTAGCCAGCCAAGAGTCGACCGATGACGGCAGCAAGGGCAGCTTGGAGAATGCCGGCAAGGTTGAGCAGTCGGCCCTGGAGATCAAGCAGAATGTGAAGGTGAAAGCGCGACAGGCGCGCGAAAGCTCGCTGAAGAACACGTTCGGCTGGACGCGCATCGACATCCTCACGATGCTGGTGGTGTGCATTTTCATGGCGTCGTTCTGCTTTTCCACAATCATCGAGGCACTTCAGACGCTGTCTCACATCCATCATCAGGATGCGATGCACTTCCCGGCCCACATTCTCGTGCTGGGCGCGATGGGTTTGATACTGAACGGGTTCTGCTATCTGCTGATCGGTGGCTACACGTACCATCAGGGCAGCTTCCTGTACATCACGGCTAGCGGAAATGTGATCCTAGATCACGTCATCACCGGGGACGGTGTGCGAAAGGGTGATCGACGGCTTTCCGGATCACGCAAACAGGTGTCTCCTTCGCAGATGCGCGAACAATCGAAGCGACAGAGTGTTCGAGAGCTGATGAGGGATATTTGCA GTACTGTGATCGTCATTATCTGCTCGGTGATCGTGTACTATACTACTGAGGAAACATCCAAGTTTGTAGATCCCGCTCTTTCGATAGTGTCCTGCATCATTTTGCTCACCCTAAGCTACCCTTACA TGAAAGAATCGGGCATGATTCTGCTGCAAACCATCCCCGATACTATCGATATAGAAATCTTCAAGAAGACGCTGCTTGATGGCTTCAAGGATATTGTCAGTGTGCATGATCTTCATATTTGGCAGCTAAGCGGAAACCAGTACGTCTCAACGGTGCACATCATCTTTGACAACCCAAAG GTGTACTTAAAGATCCACAGTGATGTGATAGAGTTCTTCCACGAGCAGGGCATCAATCAGGTTACCATTCAGCCGGAGTTTAAGGTGACGGACGAAAAGCGTACCCTAGGCAGTGGTACGGAGTGCTGCTTGATCCAGTGCCGAACGATTGCCCAGTGCGCTAGCCGTACATGCTGTGATACGCTGTCCCAGGAGGCGGCGGCCAAGCAGGCCTTGCTGACGGAAGTTGTCGATTTGCCGCGGGAAGAGAGTAAAGTTGAGTCGGAAGGCAAGGAAGATATACAGATGAGTTCAATGTCGGCAGTGCAATCATCCAGAGAGGTTAGTACCTCCGGCCAAGTGGCTCCAGAGCCCAACAAGTCAATGACCTGTGAAGAGAGTGAAATAACGCTGGACGATACCGCTCAAGCCACTCCAGATGATAGTCCACTAGACGATACCGCTCAAACAAAAGCTGAGAAGAGCACCGTCTCAGCCACAGTACAAATAAGCCCAGTTAAGACTGAATGCGAGCAGGTGGCGCAGGTAGACG